A part of Rhinoderma darwinii isolate aRhiDar2 chromosome 1, aRhiDar2.hap1, whole genome shotgun sequence genomic DNA contains:
- the HSH2D gene encoding hematopoietic SH2 domain-containing protein yields the protein MEENRPSVQWFIETQSEWFLHNGIPEWFHGVITRKDAEDLLKDETMGCFLIRVSESRIGYSLSYRTMDRYRHFMIDVLKDQQCILSGDTRTHNTLEDLVKYHTQNPLYPYNEVLTQSCGQKTTSVADYEELFENRPKLPTPFHSPEHFSISIPMPASLTAETHVPPLPPRRFQTSNSFNSQIMTPPCNPATVNMLYPSLPTELQMPSNTVLVVPREHRSITKSQSVDLLYPNTAQSSNWNTKDGEKLGNSSKKPLKACKTAVNKAVSFMKEGELAQDFKKMENAMSMHMKNVRGNFGRLGQAGQKNSAPTPQQRYHQPSAPEEYRAPPPFAPGFS from the exons ATGGAAGAAAACAGACCATCTGTACAATGGTTCATTGAAACACAATCGGAATGGTTTTTACACAATGGCATCCCTGAATGGTTTCATGGCGTTATCACAAGAAA GGATGCGGAAGATTTACTGAAGGACGAAACAATGGGATGCTTTCTTATCAGAGTTAGTGAAAGCAGAATTGGCTACAGCTTATCCTACAG GACTATGGATCGCTACAGACATTTCATGATTGATGTTTTGAAAGATCAACAATGCATCCTTTCTGGAGATACAAGAACCCACAATACACTAGAGGATCTTGTAAAGTATCACACACAGAATCCTCTGTACCCTTATAATGAAGTTTTAACTCAATCATGTGGACAG AAAACAACATCCGTTGCGGATTATGAAGAATTATTTGAAAACAGACCAAAATTGCCCACACCATTTCACAGTCCAGAGCATTTTTCTATAAGCATCCCCATGCCTGCCTCACTGACTGCAGAAACACACGTCCCACCTTTGCCACCAAGAAGATTTCAGACTTCCAATTCCTTCAATTCCCAAATAATGACACCACCATGCAATCCTGCCACAGTCAACATGCTGTATCCATCCCTGCCCACAGAACTACAGATGCCAAGCAACACT GTCCTTGTGGTGCCAAGGGAACACAGATCTATAACAAAGTCACAAAGTGTAGATTTACTATACCCAAATACAGCTCAAAGCTCAAATTGGAACACTAAAGATGGAGAAAAACTGGGCAATTCATCAAAGAAACCCTTGAAAGCTTGTAAAACTGCAGTGAACAAAGCAGTGTCTTTCATGAAAGAAGGAGAATTAGCTCAGGATTTTAAGAAAATGGAAAATGCGATGTCAATGCACATGAAAAATGTCAGGGGCAATTTTGGACGCTTGGGGCAGGCAGGACAGAAGAATTCAGCTCCAACACCACAGCAGAGATATCATCAACCAAGTGCCCCAGAGGAATATAGAGCACCTCCCCCGTTTGCACCAGGATTTTCCTAA